ACGGGCGCCGCTGAACACGAGGCTCGCTCAAGCGTGCCGCTCGAGCAGCGCCCCGCCGTCGTAGAGCTTCTTCACCTTCACCTGACCGGGCTTGCCGACCGCGAGACACAGCTCGCACAGCGTGCACTCGTCGAGGTTCTTCTCGACGATCTCGAGCCCCCTCGCGCCCGCCTTGAAGATGTCGACCGGGCAGACTTCGGCCAGCTTCCTGGCCGCGGCCGCGTCGGCTGCCAGCGCCGGATCGACGTCGACCGCGATGAACAGCGCCATGACGACTCACTTCCCCCGGCGCGCGAGCTGCTCGCGCACGAGCTTCGGAATGTCCTCGATCTTCTCGGCCACGGCGATGCCGGCCGCGCGCAGTCTCTCGATCTTCTCCGCGGTGGTGTCGGCCTTGCCCTCGACGATCGTGCCGGCGTGGCCGAAGCGCATGCCCGGCATGGCGTCCATGAAGCGGCCGGCCATGAACGCCACGATCGGCAGCCGCGACTTGTGTTCGGCGACCCAGC
This DNA window, taken from Myxococcota bacterium, encodes the following:
- a CDS encoding succinate--CoA ligase subunit alpha, which encodes WVAEHKSRLPIVAFMAGRFMDAMPGMRFGHAGTIVEGKADTTAEKIERLRAAGIAVAEKIEDIPKLVREQLARRGK